aaagttctcctgaacacatttggggaattcctccccctctttgccctttactctgtttttTCCCCAGTCCATATTCGGATAATTGaactcccccattatcactattcgatTGTTTATACAACAAACAAATTAACACCCAATGAAACCAAACCATGAATTTGGGATTGAGAGTAAAGAGTTCAGTGTATAACAGTCGGTGGGGCCAGTCACAGGAATGGGGAATAATCCAacatttcactgcactccatcctggggcaggaccaacactcctggggcagggctgagggggcagcaccaacactcctggggcaaggctgagggggcagcaccaacactcctggggcagggctgagggggcagcaccaacactcctggggcagggctgagggggcagctccaacactcctggggcagggctgagggggcagcaccaacactccccattccccagacatgaCCCTGTTAATATTGAAGATGTacctgaataaaggagagagggtccCTCTGTTCCAGACTCTGGTATTCTCCATCTATTAATGTCATCTGTTCCATCCTCTTGTTTAATGCTTCAGAACAGCTTCTAATCTGTGAGAGAGCTCGGAGCCCCTCCTCATCGATCAGTTTCAGTGcgtattcttcatcttcttccagctgTCTCCTCCAGTCAGAGTAGCTCTTCGATAGCTTTCCTTTCAGCTCATTGATTCGTGTCTGAAACCCAAACCAACTCTCATTACAAACGGCCCTTCCACACAGCTCTTACCCTGAGCACACGGCACTTTCCAGGGACGGGACAGTTTGTTTCGATCACTACTCGATCACCCGTTAAAGATAGACGAGCAGTGGGGCGTGTCtactgggagagaaaacagagtttaacgagtgttgccttgagccttgagtttaaaagaaagagcactgtatttagactgtgtatggcactgccacctggtccatccacacctggagtgatgggtccagttttggtgcccacaccTGGTGAAGGAGATCAAGACTCTGGAGAGGACGGTGGCCAGAATGACACGTAGTCTGATGGATTTAATTCTGAGGATCGTCTCCAAGAGGGAGGGCGATTTAGAGAAAGGCAGGCCGGGATGGAcaggattgaggtttttaaaatgatggagGGATTATTGGACTCACTGGTTGGGTGAGGTATTGAGATGGATCGGGATGGTAGGACCAGAGGGTCTGTGTATAAAATCCATAGGCACAGAGTTAGTTTAGACACCAGAGTCCTCGAtctctggaacagactccctgaacATGTGGGGGGTTTGGAGTCACTCCCaccctttaaaagggagctggggaggaatttcccagagtttgtcctgaattggCTGCAGATTCCAGAGTAAATCCAGTCCCATTTTTCCCTACctttatttcagcttctgatctctccaagtctcgctgtttgctggaacaattctgctggactccccgaagcctctcgatttctctctccaattcttcctgtaaaggcaattggaaagttttcaaaagggattcaaactgggatttaaaggggaaatgattccgttccaggagtgaccccactgggtgtggatagaaagtggtttgggggattctcagtgtctgggccctgagcagaaatattcccttctgtggctctcagtaaagaggcgctccctgccctgtataaactgagtgaccacacacaccggcttcttttcacactgacacaccgtgtgctgcattttcacacggactcagctcctccatttccaggaatcagccgaggggaaagggagacagactcagtcacaccagcatttctcaaacaccaattccctcttgttgtgagaaacagtttctccccccagcccctgagtcactccccgtgggtgtccctcactccccccaccagtgatggtcctctccctgatggtcagatggcagaataccccagtgttacacagggctccaacatgctctgctctacagccctaTGCCATGGAGTGCCAGTTCTCACAGGTGCCCACACTGTGAATTACTGAGCTCCACAATGCCCTCACCAGGAGGGgatgagtgtgggtgaggggcagtcacCCTGGGCCACTCTCACACCCCTCCCAGTGCCCAccctgttctctcagacagactgTAAGAGAAAGGTGAGGGAGCATCTGACTGACAAAAAATAACTAGCCGTAAACCCAGACCTGGGGCAGCAAGAAAACACTGGGCTGAATCAGCACTGTCTGCAATCAGTTCGAATTAATGTTCGTTATTAACAGGAAAACCCTCCCTCAAAAGAttacagaaagacttgcatttatattgtgcttttcacaacctcagaacatcccaaagcattttacagccaatgaagtatttttgaaatgttgtcactattgtaatgcaggaaacgcggcagccaatttgtgcacagcaagatcccacaaacagcaatgtgataatgaccagataatctgtttttagtgatgttggttgaggaataaatattggcctggacaccagagataactccattgctcttcttcaagtatgtaaaaaggaagagagtagcaaaagtaaatgttggtcccctagagactgagacaggagaaattataatggggaatcaggaaatggcagatgcattaaacaaatattttctatctGTATTCCCAGTAGAAGAGACAAAAAaattaccagaaatagtggggaaccaaggggctaatgagagcgaggaacttaaagtaattattatcagtagagaaaaagtacttgagaaactaacgggaccaaaagttgataaatcccctggacctgatggcctacatccgagggttctaaaagaggtggctgcagagatagtggatgcattggttatcatcttccaaaattcccgagattccagaacggtcccagcggattggaaggtaacaaatgtaaccccgctattcaagaaaggagggagagagaaaacagggaagagggaactacaggccatttaACCTGGCATCAGtcacgggaaaatgctggaatccattattaaggaagtggtaacagggtatttagaacatcataatatgattaggcagagtcaacatggttttatgaaagggaaattgtgtttgtcaaatttattagagttttttgaggatgtaactagcagggtagataaaggggaaccagtggatgtattaaatttggattttgaaaaggcattcgataaggtgccacataaaaggttgttacacaagatggggttaggggtaacatattagcatggatcgaggattggttaacggacagaaaacagagagtggggataaacgagtcattctcaggttggcgggctgtaactagtggggtaccgcaaggatcagtgcttgggcctcagctatttacaatctatatcaatcacttagatgaagggaccgagtgtaatgtatccaagtttgctgacgatacaacgctgggtgggaaagtaagcaacgaggagggcacaaagggtctgcaaagggatatagacagattaaattagtgggcaagaaggtggcagatggaatgtaatgtgggaaaatgtaaggttattcactggtgggaagaatagaaaaacagaatattttttaaatggtgagaaactattaaatgttggtgttcagagacacttaggtgtcctggtacaagaaacacaaaaagttagcgtgcaggtacagcaagcaattaagaaggcaaatggcatgttggccttcattgcaagagggttggagtacaagagtaaggaagtcttactacaattgcacagggctttggagacacctcatctggagtactgcacacagtttagAAAACGAGAGGTGAAACATGTATGATtctgatggggcttgacagggtaggggctgagaggttgcttccccggccatggagtccagaactagtcacaggataaggggtcggccatttaagactgagatgaggaggaatttcttcactcagagagttgtgaatctttggaattctctatcccagagggctgtggatgctcagtcattgagtatattcagggctgagatagATGAATTTTTGgcctgtaggggaatcaagggatctggggatcgggcgggaaagtggagttgaggttgaagatcagccatgatctgatgaaATGggggagtgggctcgaggggccgtatggcccactcctgctcctgattcttatgttcttatgttcaaaatagtgccctgggatcttttacctccacctgagagggcaggtggggcctcggtttaaagtctcatccaaaagatggcacctccaacaatgcagcactccctcattactgcactggactgtcagccgagattttgtgctcaagtctctgggttgggacttaaacccatgccttcctgcctcagaggtgagagtgctgcccactgagccatggctgactgtatttaatatcaggaattgtgtcactcaccttaattgcagcttgtgcctgatcgaggctcagcagtgtgtgggatttatgtttccctattattgtacaagaaacacatacACACTCTGCATCATCTTTACAGTAGAATTCTAAGACCTTCTTATGGTCAaggcactgtctctctgtaagGTCAGCCGTAGGCTCGATTAGGGTGTGATCTTTCAAGGCCTCTTTCCGTAAATGTGGTTTTAAATGAAGGGAGCAAAAGGAAGTTTCACATTTCAGACACGTCTTCACAGCTGGGGTTGGATTTTCTTCACAGCAATCACACATGACACGGCCTGAATCAGCAGGAGGCTGTGAGCGATTGTATTTCTCCACGATATTACACAGCGTGAAGTTTCTctccagactgggcctggggttgaatttccggcGACACTGAGGGCACTCAAACCCTTCTGGGCCTGCTGTCTGGGCCCAAACTCcctcaatacatttcaaacagaaactgTGCACACAGGGTAATATCACCGGGTCCTGGTacacctggagacacacagcacaggttaattcatcctctaaagctccgggctccattcctgcagcacctgaaagagttttcacacagcacagagagagagagagagcgaggaaccagagcaggaagtgaaattctCATAAACACTCGGTGCAAGGAGTGACAAAGTTCATTTCAGTTTCATGACTCACTTTGGCTGAAGATTAACCCTTTCAGGCCTGCAGTAGCAGCtcagaaataaaaatcagaaaaaCAAGATTGCAATTTTACAATCTGGAGCCAGAATACAGCAAGCTGGGCTCAGTAAACACAAACCGAAAACtaatcagctcagaccagaccCTAAACGGTTTAACAAATGATTTAAAACTGATATAAAGAGGAACAATAACCTTCACAAATCCcacagagaggaaagggaaggagctctctgggaggaatagaaaatatacagaaaaagttaaaaggttcatcgtgggaaagtaagctgtgaggacacaggaattctgtaaagggatatggacaggttaagagagtgggcgagaaagtggcagatggaatataatgtggggaaatgtgaggttattcacttttgtcggaagaatagaaaaacagaacattgtttaaatggtgagaaactattaaatgttggtgttcagagagatctgggtgtcctcgtacaagaaacacaaaagttagcatgcaggaacagcaagcaattaggaaggcaaatggaatgttggcctttattgcaagagggtggagtacaagagtaaggaagtcttactacaattggacagggctttggtgagacttcacctggagtgctgtgttcagttttggtcgccttatccaaggaagcatatacttgccttagaggcagtgcaacgaaagttcactagattgattcctgggatgagagggttgtcctatgaggagagattgagtagaatgggcctatactctctggagtttagacgaatgagaggtgatctcattgaaacatataagattatgagggggcttgagagggtagatgctgagaggctgtttcccctggctggagagtctagaactcgggggcatagtctcatgataaggggtcggccatttaagactgagatgaggaggaatttcttcactcagagggttgtgaatctttggaattccctaccccagaggactgtggatgttgagtcgttgagtatattcaaggctgagatggacagatttttgggTTCGAGGTGAATCAACggatctggggatcgggcaggaaagtggagttgaggttgaagattatccgtgatcttattgaattgtggagcaggctcgaggggccctatggcctactcctgctcctatttcttatgttcttatcagtggggcaaagagagatgaAGAAAAGCAAAGCAGCAGAGGCTACAAGTCTTAGTAAACTCAACACGAAACATGTCCGACCAACACagagctgcaaaccaacaaagacAAAAGAATGTTGGACAACAAATCCAAATCAGGAGAatacagtcagaggaagtcatggtcaaactgtacagggctctggtcagacccactcgagtactgtgtccagttctggtcagacccaccccgagcactgtgtccagttctggtcagacccaccccgagcactgtgtccagttctggtcagacccaccccgagcactgtgtccagttctggtcagacccaccccgagcactgtgtccagttctggtcagacccattccagtactgtgtccagttctggtcagacccattccagtactgtgtccagttctggtcagacccaccccgaacactgtgtccagttctggtcagacccaccccgagcactgtgtccagttctggtcagacccacctcgagcactgtgtccagttctggtcagacccaccccgagcactgtgtccagttctggtcagacccaccccgagcactgtgtccagttctggtcagacccaccccgagcactgtgtccagttctggtcagacccacctcgagcactgtgtccagttctggtcagacccgctcgagcactgtgtccagttctggtcagacccacctcaagtACACTGTCCAATTCtgatcagactgcaccttgagtaccgtgtccaattctggttatgggaacataggagcaggaggatgccattcagcccctccagcctgttctaccattcaattagatcatggctgatctgtatcttaactccatctaacccttaatacccttgactaacaaaaatctatcaatctcagttttcaaattttcaattgacccccagcctcaacagcattttgggggagagagttccagatttccactcccctttgtgtgaagaaatgcttcctgacatcacccctgaacagccgagctctaattttaagattattcccccttgttctggactatcccaccagctgaaatagtttctttgtatctatcCTGTCGaaacctttaatcattttaaatattcaattcgatcaccccttaatcttctataccctggga
This portion of the Heptranchias perlo isolate sHepPer1 unplaced genomic scaffold, sHepPer1.hap1 HAP1_SCAFFOLD_431, whole genome shotgun sequence genome encodes:
- the LOC137312780 gene encoding E3 ubiquitin/ISG15 ligase TRIM25-like — protein: MEPGALEDELTCAVCLQVYQDPVILPCVHSFCLKCIEGVWAQTAGPEGFECPQCRRKFNPRPSLERNFTLCNIVEKYNRSQPPADSGRVMCDCCEENPTPAVKTCLKCETSFCSLHLKPHLRKEALKDHTLIEPTADLTERQCLDHKKVLEFYCKDDAECVCVSCTIIGKHKSHTLLSLDQAQAAIKEELEREIERLRGVQQNCSSKQRDLERSEAEIKTRINELKGKLSKSYSDWRRQLEEDEEYALKLIDEEGLRALSQIRSCSEALNKRMEQMTLIDGEYQSLEQRDPLSFIQNSKQLLSRVTETQRVTDPDVPALTLNLSKISQLIQKRLNGSEKYHSDILGMIRQRSAMSLDPKTANWNLVLSDDLRSVTWTGQDQPYPPHPERFKDCPQVLCSQSFSSGSHSWDVETDGKYWRIGIVCGSTEREGRQSLLGVNSKSWCLCYSGLFAAGSLGAGHNSHFTRLPLIPSQSRIQVQLDYEAGTVSFHRVTDSLTHLHTFQTTFTEPVFPAFYCWEETSLKLLN